One genomic region from Pecten maximus chromosome 5, xPecMax1.1, whole genome shotgun sequence encodes:
- the LOC117327842 gene encoding uncharacterized protein LOC117327842: MSHNGKYYVRKVPKNKPSSTLISAFFSKRQKLDVSVDAPSNDETECKPTDVGDNNINKLCDEIKSVTGDSDGANICKQSETVSVEVAVQTPVAMVASTTTTPLQKKVQLRETRAEIDFKPAHSNIDRRRFDMNRYTVNYPWLYHTSEKGYLCKLCELTYGSNCSDSSSMSVISVTSPFISPGLETLGTHPSRLLDKHANSTPHLKASKINAEVKVKIGLKQKMSVLEQLSMKNESDLKAEKERNASVLKKLFQSIYFIIRKKWAQTNFEDFVRFVASLGVEDIARHIEIAPPQATYLSVKTATELIELIGENIEQSLLDSLRKAPFYSLLADESTDEANKTQLSVFCRWYHESHSNFTDHFMGLVEVQKTDSATLMDVLHGFLIAKGIPIEKCRFVAFDGTNSMSGIRTGLQRRFRNYAPKSLYINCRCHRLALCLKHLMKTFPLLVEVDEALLAIWKLFKYSPQRFAVLQDVQVVYGMDKLMLIRAATTRWLSHGKACVRFIERYESVLDALDQIYQQKREPEVFGLRSILVQKNVVAMICVLSDVLKPLNHLSLYLQKTDVVLCNVEEKVKATVTDLEVIKETYLEFQENNQIGDQLYVSRLSELLLIINERTDLQRRHRGHLENLDIKAFIKDVAVPFIDSLIGEINDAFYMHPVFDAFRKALDPSMIEANASAVDLQNHGKEALTVLCGHYGEPGEDIFQGHVTRCERDLDPDATEAEYCAFKHQIKIMKRMKARNPQPSNSNEGDQVNNLLSMFLKVSGDPVLQESFPMMCKLLYLVNIIPASTASVERSFSQMALLKTPMRSRLSCKSINAIMRINIEGASTLTEYELEQLVQNFKLAKDRHLSL, from the exons ATGTCTCACAACGGGAAGTATTATGTGAGGAAGGTTCCGAAAAATAAGCCAAGTTCGACGCTTATATCAGCGTTTTTTTCAAAACGACAAAAACTTGATGTTAGTGTCGATGCACCAAGTAATGACGAGACAGAGTGCAAACCGACTGACGTCGGTGATAATAACATTAACAAATTGTGTGATGAAATAAAATCCGTTACTGGCGATAGCGACGGCGCAAATATCTGCAAACAAAGTGAAACAGTTTCAGTGGAAGTAGCTGTACAGACTCCAGTCGCTATGGTTGCCTCCACGACTACCACGCCACTTCAAAAGAAAGTTCAACTCAGGGAGACACGGGCCGAGATTGATTTTAAGCCAGCTCACAGTAACATAGATCGGCGGCGATTTGACATGAACAGATATACTGTCAACTATCCTTGGCTTTACCACACCTCGGAAAAAGGATACCTTTGTAAGTTGTGTGAATTAACATATGGCAGTAACTGTTCAGATTCAAGCTCTATGAGTGTGATAAGTGTTACGTCTCCATTTATCTCCCCAGGCCTTGAGACATTGGGTACACATCCATCTCGATTATTAGATAAGCATGCAAACAGTACCCCACATCTGAAGGCATCCAAAATAAATGCAGAAGTGAAAGTGAAAATTggtttgaaacaaaaaatgtctgtaCTGGAACAGTTGTCAATGAAAAATGAGTCTGATCTTAAAGCTGAAAAAGAAAGGAATGCAAGTGTgttgaaaaaactgtttcaatCAATATACTTTATCATCAGGAAGAAATGGGCCCAAACAAATTTTGAAGATTTTGTGAGATTTGTTGCAAGTTTAGGTGTAGAGGATATTGCCAGGCATATTGAAATCGCACCACCACAGGCTACTTACCTATCAGTTAAAACTGCCACagaattaattgaattaatagGGGAGAACATTGAGCAAAGCCTACTGGACTCTCTACGCAAAGCCCCATTTTACAGTTTGCTAGCTGATGAGAGCACCGACGAGGCCAACAAAACACAATTATCTGTGTTTTGCCGCTGGTACCATGAAAGTCACTCCAATTTCACAGACCACTTCATGGGTTTGGTTGAAGTTCAAAAGACAGACAGTGCCACCCTGATGGATGTCCTCCACGGTTTTCTCATAGCAAAAGGGATACCCATTGAAAAATGTCGGTTTGTTGCCTTTGATGGCACCAACTCGATGAGTGGCATTCGTACTG GTCTTCAAAGACGATTTAGGAACTATGCACCAAAGAGCCTGTACATCAACTGTCGCTGTCATCGCCTTGCCCTCTGCCTTAAACATTTGATGAAAACATTTCCTTTACTTGTTGAGGTAGATGAGGCTTTACTTGCGATATGGAAATTGTTCAAGTACTCCCCGCAAAGGTTTGCTGTGCTGCAAGATGTTCAAGTTGTATATGGCATGGACAAGTTGATGTTGATCAGGGCTGCTACAACTAGGTGGTTGTCACATGGCAAAGCATGCGTAAGGTTTATTGAGAGGTACGAGTCGGTGCTTGATGCTCTGGACCAAATATACCAACAAAAACGTGAACCAGAGGTATTTGGATTGAGATCTATTCTTGTACAGAAAAATGTTGTTGCCATGATCTGCGTGTTGAGTGATGTGTTGAAACCACTGAACCATCTCAGCCTCTACCTCCAGAAAACAGATGTTGTACTGTGCAATGTGGAAGAGAAAGTGAAAGCAACAGTAACTGACCTGGAAGTCATTAAAGAGACTTATCTTGAATTTCAAGAGAACAATCAGATTGGGGATCAGTTATATGTCAGTCGTCTTTCAGAGTTGCTTCTCATCATCAATGAAAGAACTGATCTGCAAAGGCGTCACAGAGGTCACCTTGAGAACCTTGACATCAAAGCATTTATTAAAGATGTTGCTGTTCCATTTATAGACAGTTTGATTGGAGAAATCAATGATGCTTTCTACATGCACCCTGTGTTTGATGCTTTTCGGAAGGCTCTGGATCCTAGTATGATCGAAGCCAATGCCAGTGCTGTTGATCTTCAAAACCATGGAAAG GAGGCATTGACTGTACTTTGTGGACACTATGGGGAACCTGGAGAGGACATTTTCCAAGGTCATGTGACAAGATGTGAGAGGGATCTTGATCCAGATGCAACTGAAGCTGAATACTGTGCCTTCAAGCATCAAATCAAAATCATGAAAAG aatGAAAGCCAGAAATCCACAGCCTTCCAATAGTAATGAGGGTGACCAGGTTAACAATCTGCtgtcaatgtttttaaaagtctCTGGGGATCCTGTACTCCAAGAATCTTTTCCAATGATGTGCAAGCTTCTGTACCTGGTGAACATTATTCCAGCATCAACGGCCTCAGTGGAGAGGAGCTTTAGCCAAATGGCTTTGCTAAAAACCCCAATGCGCAGCAGATTGAGTTGCAAGTCAATTAATGCAATAATGCGCATTAACATAGAGGGAGCCAGTACCCTGACGGAATATGAATTAGAACAACTTGTTCAAAACTTCAAACTTGCAAAAGATCGGCACTTGTCCCtgtaa